The window CATGCGGGACGACGGGGCGAAGGCGCGGTATTTCGGCGGCCTTTCGCTATTCATGTTTTCCATGCTGGGGATCGTTCTCGCGAACAATCTCTTCATGATCTTCATTTTCTGGGAGCTGGTTGGCTTCAGTTCCTACGTTCTCATCAACCACTATCACGAACGTCAGTCAGCCGCGGATGCATCCAAGAAGGCATTCATCACCAATCGCGTTGGCGATGTCGGATTCATGCTCGGGATCCTCTGGTGCTACTGGTCGCTCGGAACGGTCAATCTCACCGAGATTGGCGCTGCCGTGCAGGGTGGCTCGGTGGTGGCAACTGGGATTCCTCTTCTTCTGTTCTGCGGTGCCGTTGGGAAGTCCGCCCAGGTGCCTCTGCAGGTATGGCTGCCGGATGCAATGGAGGGTCCAACGCCCATTTCAGCCCTGATCCACGCGGCGACCATGGTGGCTGCCGGTATTTTCATGCTGTGCCGCATCGAACCTCTTTTCATGGCGGCTCCGCAGGCGCTGCCTGTGGTCATGTGGATCGGCACCATCACCGCCCTGTATGCGGCCCTTTGTGCGATCGTTCAGAGCGACATCAAGAAGGTGCTGGCCTACTCAACCCTTTCACAGCTGGGCTACATGGTGGCCGCATTTGGATTGGGCTCGCTGCATGTCGCCCACGGTGAGGGCATGCCCCACATGATGGTGATCGCCGCCGGAGCCGGCGCGGCAATGTTTCATCTGACCACACACGCCTTTTTCAAGGCGCTCCTCTTTCTCGGGTCGGGTGCGGTGATCAATGCCTGTCACCATGAGCAGAATATCTTCCGAATGGGGGGATTGAGGAAATTGTCTGTCACCTTTTTCACGTTCACCACGGCCGTGCTGGCGATCATCGGCATGCCAGGCCTGGCCGGTTTCTTCTCGAAGGATGCTATTCTCTATCTCGCTCTTGCCAACAATCGCGCGGTGTTTGCGGTTCTGGCTGTCACCGCGGTGCTGACCGCGTTCTACATGATTCGCATGTGGAAGATCGTCTTCCTCGGCGAACCACGCAGTGACGAGGCACGCCATGCGCATGAGGGCGGTCTCAGCATGACACTTCCACTGATTGGCCTGGCGATTCTCGCCGTTGTCGGCGGATACGGAATCGTCTATGGACGCCTGGCAGGCGACTACCAGACGTTGATTCCTCACGCCCATGGTTCGGATCATGTCGTCATTCTGATCACCAGTATCGCGGTTCTTCTGATTGGATCCGTCGCCGCCTATCGGTATTATCCATCGGCCGATCGCGATGC of the Opitutaceae bacterium genome contains:
- the nuoL gene encoding NADH-quinone oxidoreductase subunit L, whose product is MEQHQFAILVLVAPLVSATAIALMSRKQARMASIISVAAAAVVAVVGLKLTLEGNRFSWNAPWLEVGSFTLSIGFLFNDLSALMLAIVGIVGLAVHVFSLGYMRDDGAKARYFGGLSLFMFSMLGIVLANNLFMIFIFWELVGFSSYVLINHYHERQSAADASKKAFITNRVGDVGFMLGILWCYWSLGTVNLTEIGAAVQGGSVVATGIPLLLFCGAVGKSAQVPLQVWLPDAMEGPTPISALIHAATMVAAGIFMLCRIEPLFMAAPQALPVVMWIGTITALYAALCAIVQSDIKKVLAYSTLSQLGYMVAAFGLGSLHVAHGEGMPHMMVIAAGAGAAMFHLTTHAFFKALLFLGSGAVINACHHEQNIFRMGGLRKLSVTFFTFTTAVLAIIGMPGLAGFFSKDAILYLALANNRAVFAVLAVTAVLTAFYMIRMWKIVFLGEPRSDEARHAHEGGLSMTLPLIGLAILAVVGGYGIVYGRLAGDYQTLIPHAHGSDHVVILITSIAVLLIGSVAAYRYYPSADRDALAARSPGSFASLKLLNESFDGIYGYYIEKVQQRLAMLLNFLEQIFLSGLLVRGLAGIVGFLGMGTRSLHVGSVSAYAYWFLVGLVFLWGYAGGWF